A genomic region of Danio aesculapii chromosome 21, fDanAes4.1, whole genome shotgun sequence contains the following coding sequences:
- the LOC130214941 gene encoding uncharacterized protein LOC130214941 — protein MKSTFQYRQELIRNPEKSSSVFNIFPRFLDTKGLVLQDFELLFGVETSAKLLEKWGSSLKHKVIGEAKNLTQSFHLSRLIESAEQCESSQEVTEWDSDMSSLLLLLYLLPPPSSGKKNIVKISVQEALNHIVRFHKSCCSFDDVLRAGQTTQPYILAVGTLKNCIHDYYIIMDGQLIPCKVMSSLAAFDELFKAHYVFGISYDAALHSMYTFLQTTVYNIDVGITHESPRVRDLRAKILN, from the exons ATGAAATCTACTTTCCAGTATCGCCAGGAACTGATCCGCAATCCTGAAAAGTCGTCATCTGTTTTCAATATATTCCCTAGGTTTCTTGACACAAAAGGCCTG GTGCTTCAAGACTTTGAGTTGCTGTTTGGAGTAGAGACTTCAGCAAAGCTTCTGGAGAAGTGGGGatcttctcttaaacacaaagTAATTGGAGAAGCCAAAAACCTGACCCAGTCATTTCATCTGAGTCGTCTGATCGAGTCTGCAGAGCAATGTGAAAGCAGTCAAGAAGTTACAG AGTGGGACAGTGACATGTCTTCACTGTTGTTGCTTCTCTATCTCCTTCCACCACCTTCAAGTGGAAAGAAGAATATTGTAAAGATCAGTGTCCAAGAAGCATTAAACCACATAGTAAGGTTCCACAAG tcctgTTGCAGTTTCGATGACGTGCTGAGGGCAGGACAGACAACACAGCCGTACATCTTGGCAGTCGGAACTTTGAAGAATTGCATCCATGACTATTACATCATCATGGATGGACAACTCATTCCCTGCAAGGTGATGTCCTCTCTGGCTGCTTTTGATGAGCTTTTCAAAGCACATTATGTGTTCGGCATTTCATATGATGCTGCTTTACACAGTATGTACACGTTTCTTCAAACAACGGTTTACAACATTGATGTTGGTATCACTCATGAAAGCCCTCGAGTCAGGGATCTTCGAGCCAAGATTCTAAATTAG